A single region of the Triticum dicoccoides isolate Atlit2015 ecotype Zavitan chromosome 2B, WEW_v2.0, whole genome shotgun sequence genome encodes:
- the LOC119363466 gene encoding uncharacterized protein LOC119363466 — MPCAAELVNGEGGAIKVGTTGTIGSLMTRELEAIKVTPQGAATPRLRRQSSPVSVPCGASPRKIIPRKSSSSVSSSSNGRADRVSAEEACKTRRSSQRNKSSSPMLHSDGVLVDRSPNFEKAKKKGNVHGVEVVDVRCGNPMSSRLRKLGFSKLSETFA; from the coding sequence ATGCCGTGCGCCGCCGAGCTTGTCAACGGTGAGGGGGGCGCCATCAAAGTGGGCACAACCGGCACCATCGGCTCGCTCATGACGAGAGAACTGGAGGCCATCAAAGTCACGCCGCAAGGAGCTGCCACCCCGCGCCTGAGACGCCAAAGCAGTCCGGTTTCGGTGCCCTGCGGCGCTAGCCCCCGGAAGATCATCCCAAGGAAGAGCTCGTCCAGTGTCTCCAGCAGCAGCAATGGCAGAGCTGACCGTGTGAGCGCTGAAGAAGCCTGCAAGACAAGGAGGAGCTCTCAGCGGAACAAGTCCAGCTCCCCAATGCTGCACTCGGACGGTGTGCTGGTTGACAGGAGCCCCAACTtcgagaaggccaagaagaaaggaAATGTGCATGGCGTCGAGGTGGTGGATGTCAGGTGCGGTAATCCGATGAGCAGCCGCCTCAGGAAGCTGGGTTTCTCCAAGCTGTCGGAGACCTTTGCCTAG